The DNA segment ACGGAATCAGAGCAATCCCGCGAGGTCCTCACGGGAAAGGTCGGCGTCCTTCAGAATCTTGGAGAGTAGGCCAGGACCGAGCGTCTCGCCCGAGTGAACCGGGATGACGGTCGCTCGGCCGTCCGCATGGGCGAGGAAAGGATGGCTTCCCCGAATGCGCTTCACCTCGAACCCGGTTTTCTCAAGCGCACGGATGACTTCCGCCGCCGAGACCCGGGGGAGGCGGATCACGCGGTCACGCGTTGAACTCCAACGTACTCGAGCGCCGCGGGCTCATCGTCATCCCCTCGGACCTCCAGGGAAAGCAGGATAGCCTCCCGGATCCGCTCTCTGAGTTCGTCCAGGGAACGCGCCTGTGAGTGGCATCCCGGGAGCGCCGGGACGGAGGCCACGTACCAGCCCTCCGCGTCGCGCTCGATCAGGACGTCGAACGCCCGGCCCGTCACGGGCGCAGAAGGATTCGAAACCGGATCCATGCCCCAATTATAGTAAGGTTAGGGAGGTTATGCGATTTGCATAACTTAGCTGCGCCTTCTCACCGTGGTCTTCAACTTGCTCGACAGCACATGGACGCCCACACCAGGAACCTTCATGGGCATGGTCTTCTTCATCGTTCCGCCGACGGAAGGCCACATCTGACCTACCGCGGATGCGTGGCCTCATCTGCTTGGAAGCATCGGTTCGGTTGGTGGGCCTACGAATGGCGATTGGGGCCTTCCCCCTCTGCCCCGCCTTCGAAACCGCTCCCACCGCTCCTCGAGCCGGTGCGGGTCGGGCCAGAGCTCCTTCCTGCGAGGCGCGGTGAGCCGCGTGTCGTGGAGCCTCTGGATGCTGTGTAGGAGGGTGGGCCCGTCCTTCTCGCCGAGGAGGCCGGGACGGATCAGGATCCGGTGATCGGGGCGGAGGCCGAGGAAGTGAAGCTCGAAGGCCGCGTGATGGAGCCTACAAAGGGAGAGGCCCTTCGGAACCGTCGGGACCCCCTCCTCCTCTCGGTCCTCGATGATATGCGCGGCGTCCTAGGAAGGTCATGTCGGCTTGACCTGCGGTTCCGGCGGAAGCCCCGACTCGAGCCGCTCCAGGAGGTCGAGTAGTCCCGCGGCCTCCCACGACCGATTCCTCTTGGACTGGGAGAGGGGCAGGAGGACCTCACATTCCACCAGCTGCTGGATGGCGTTGTGGATCGCCGCCTTGGCCCGGCCGGTGACGGCCTCGGCCACCGGCGCCGTGATCACAGGGTAGCCGGCGAGCACGTCGATGACCGCCCATGCAGCTGCGTCGGCACGAGGCGCCGCCCCTGCCGACAATTGCGCGCGCCAGGTCCTTGTGAGCGCACCGACCGCTCCCTGGTACGCGGATGCGAGTCCGGCCGCCGATGCAGCCGCCGAGGAAAACTGCTCCACCCATCGCCCGATCTGACCCTCGCGGAATCGCGTCAGCCCCTCGATGTAGCGGTCCCGCTCGCCAGC comes from the Gemmatimonadota bacterium genome and includes:
- a CDS encoding type II toxin-antitoxin system HicA family toxin, translated to MIRLPRVSAAEVIRALEKTGFEVKRIRGSHPFLAHADGRATVIPVHSGETLGPGLLSKILKDADLSREDLAGLL
- a CDS encoding type II toxin-antitoxin system HicB family antitoxin, with the protein product MTGRAFDVLIERDAEGWYVASVPALPGCHSQARSLDELRERIREAILLSLEVRGDDDEPAALEYVGVQRVTA